A genomic segment from Solibacillus sp. FSL H8-0538 encodes:
- a CDS encoding 3-oxoacid CoA-transferase subunit B translates to MSKLDVRALIARRIAQELEEGQVVNLGVGIPTLVTSYIEGKEVYLQSENGLLGMGPPPAEDQVDADLISAGKEAITISAGASFFNSADSFAMIRGGHIDVAVLGILQVNPLGEIANWAVPGQPILGVGGAMDLVVGAKKVIGAATLFTKDGEPKIVQELSYPTSGIRRIELLVTEYAVFAFEEGEVIVEEITGDLSFEELQERLKIPLRMKVTS, encoded by the coding sequence ATGTCAAAGCTTGATGTTCGTGCGCTTATCGCGAGACGTATCGCACAAGAATTAGAAGAGGGGCAAGTTGTCAATCTAGGTGTTGGAATTCCGACATTAGTCACTTCTTATATAGAAGGAAAAGAAGTATATTTGCAATCTGAAAACGGATTACTTGGGATGGGCCCGCCACCAGCAGAAGATCAAGTGGATGCCGATTTAATATCGGCGGGTAAAGAGGCGATTACTATTTCTGCGGGTGCATCGTTCTTTAATAGTGCCGATTCCTTTGCCATGATTCGTGGGGGCCATATTGATGTAGCCGTACTTGGCATTTTACAAGTGAATCCACTAGGTGAAATAGCAAACTGGGCCGTTCCCGGACAACCGATTTTAGGTGTAGGCGGTGCCATGGATTTAGTTGTGGGTGCTAAAAAAGTGATTGGTGCTGCCACCTTATTTACGAAAGACGGAGAACCAAAAATTGTGCAGGAATTATCCTATCCAACAAGTGGTATTCGACGCATTGAATTACTTGTAACCGAATATGCTGTATTCGCTTTTGAAGAGGGAGAAGTCATCGTAGAAGAAATTACTGGCGATTTGTCTTTTGAAGAATTGCAAGAGAGACTAAAGATCCCACTTCGTATGAAGGTCACATCATAA
- a CDS encoding CoA transferase subunit A, with the protein MKNKIVQCVSELKDVFKDNQKILAGGFGISGSPLTVIDQIAEIDVKRLHIVSNNLGDHGVGLHKLFIQGQIEKAIGSFFTMNREAVIAWSEGKLEIELLPQGTLAEALRCGGAGIGGFYTKTAVGTELAKGKEEREIDGERYIFEKAIQGDVAIIRAKTADRLGNLTYHTTARNFNPMMATAASIVIAEVDEILEVGELDPEVIVTPHVYVDYIVQTNYTKEGERYVKA; encoded by the coding sequence ATGAAAAATAAAATTGTTCAATGTGTTTCAGAACTGAAGGATGTATTTAAAGATAACCAAAAAATTTTAGCAGGTGGATTTGGGATATCAGGTTCACCACTAACAGTAATCGATCAGATTGCAGAAATAGATGTGAAAAGATTACATATTGTTAGTAATAACTTAGGGGATCATGGGGTTGGATTGCACAAATTATTTATTCAGGGGCAGATTGAGAAAGCGATTGGGTCATTTTTTACGATGAATCGTGAAGCGGTCATTGCTTGGTCAGAAGGAAAGCTTGAAATTGAGTTGTTACCACAAGGAACATTAGCTGAAGCGTTACGTTGTGGTGGTGCTGGAATTGGTGGGTTTTATACGAAAACAGCGGTAGGGACAGAATTAGCAAAAGGGAAAGAAGAACGGGAAATTGACGGGGAACGTTATATCTTTGAAAAAGCAATACAAGGGGACGTTGCGATCATTCGAGCGAAAACAGCCGACCGTTTAGGGAATTTAACCTATCATACGACTGCACGTAATTTTAATCCCATGATGGCTACCGCTGCAAGCATTGTCATTGCAGAAGTAGATGAAATTTTAGAAGTAGGGGAGTTAGACCCAGAAGTTATTGTCACACCGCATGTTTACGTTGATTATATCGTCCAAACAAACTATACAAAGGAAGGTGAACGATATGTCAAAGCTTGA
- a CDS encoding TetR/AcrR family transcriptional regulator, with the protein MVNRERKQQRGDEKKELIAKEALKLFKEKGYKKVTVDEIVKVCNTSKGSFYHHYNSKTDILNEHFAIADKYYEKMYATLPTDVSAKERMQLFLHNMYIYLEKTFSHEFLAIIYSTSLESETHLYFRNPKRKLFILLEELLAAILKENPGSSDLTLHELKQALTQVVMGTIYFWCTLLNDLSLHESAKGPINHFLNGFH; encoded by the coding sequence ATGGTTAATAGAGAAAGAAAACAACAAAGAGGAGACGAAAAGAAAGAGCTCATCGCAAAAGAAGCATTGAAATTATTTAAAGAAAAAGGCTATAAAAAAGTAACTGTAGATGAAATCGTAAAAGTGTGTAACACATCAAAAGGGTCATTTTATCATCATTACAATTCGAAAACAGATATATTAAACGAACATTTCGCTATTGCAGATAAATACTATGAAAAAATGTATGCTACGTTACCAACGGATGTATCCGCTAAAGAACGAATGCAACTTTTCTTACATAACATGTATATCTATCTAGAAAAAACATTTAGTCATGAATTTTTGGCAATCATTTATTCAACATCCCTAGAAAGTGAAACACACTTATATTTCCGTAATCCCAAACGTAAGTTATTTATTCTTTTGGAAGAATTATTAGCTGCAATTTTAAAAGAAAATCCAGGTTCTTCTGATTTAACATTACATGAATTGAAGCAAGCACTGACTCAAGTGGTCATGGGAACGATCTATTTCTGGTGTACTTTACTAAATGATTTATCATTGCATGAAAGTGCCAAAGGGCCAATTAATCACTTTTTAAATGGCTTTCATTAA
- a CDS encoding thiolase family protein yields the protein MAYIVEGARTAFGSFGGIFKDVSDRDLAVATVKEALKRSNLDPEEVDEIIIGNIIHTSANSAYLARHIGLSSGLKNESRALTVNRLCGSGMQAIVSGVQSILLGDADIIVAGGTENMSQAPRILRDTRFGSPNKVPQMDDMLWGTLTDNYIGCGMGVTAENLAEQYHISREEQDAFAIASHKKASDAVERGRFAKEIIGVEVRDRKGNVFVLDKDEHIRPQLDPEKIAQLKPSFQKGGTVTAANASGINDGAAAVVVMSEEAVKARNVKPLAKIVAYAVAGVDPNIMGIGPVPATRQVVEKAGLTLDEIDLFEFNEAFAAQSLAILKELGVPAEKVNVNGGAVALGHPVGASGARISYSLALELHERNARYGIASLCIGGGQGIAILLERV from the coding sequence ATGGCCTATATCGTAGAAGGTGCACGTACAGCGTTTGGTAGTTTTGGGGGGATTTTTAAGGATGTTTCGGATCGTGATTTAGCAGTAGCGACGGTAAAAGAAGCCTTAAAGCGCTCAAATCTAGATCCAGAAGAAGTCGATGAGATTATTATTGGGAATATCATTCATACGTCTGCCAATTCGGCTTATTTAGCGCGTCATATTGGCTTATCTAGTGGCTTAAAAAATGAATCGCGTGCTCTAACCGTAAACCGTTTATGTGGTTCTGGGATGCAGGCGATTGTATCGGGTGTGCAATCAATCTTACTTGGTGACGCAGACATTATTGTTGCTGGTGGTACAGAAAATATGTCACAAGCACCTCGGATCTTACGTGATACACGTTTTGGTTCGCCAAATAAAGTACCACAAATGGATGATATGCTATGGGGTACATTAACAGATAACTATATTGGCTGTGGCATGGGCGTAACAGCTGAAAACCTTGCAGAACAATATCATATTTCTCGTGAAGAACAAGACGCATTTGCAATCGCGTCACATAAAAAAGCATCTGACGCTGTAGAACGCGGGCGCTTTGCAAAAGAGATTATTGGCGTTGAAGTAAGGGATCGTAAAGGGAATGTTTTCGTTTTAGATAAAGACGAGCATATTCGACCTCAATTAGATCCAGAAAAAATTGCACAATTAAAACCAAGTTTCCAAAAAGGTGGTACAGTAACCGCAGCAAATGCTTCAGGTATTAATGACGGAGCAGCAGCTGTTGTTGTGATGAGTGAAGAAGCGGTAAAAGCTCGTAATGTAAAGCCACTTGCCAAAATTGTTGCCTATGCTGTTGCTGGTGTAGATCCTAATATCATGGGAATTGGACCTGTACCGGCTACGCGTCAAGTAGTGGAAAAAGCAGGCTTAACACTCGATGAGATTGATTTATTTGAATTTAATGAAGCCTTTGCTGCACAGTCTTTAGCTATTTTGAAAGAATTAGGTGTGCCTGCGGAAAAAGTGAATGTAAATGGCGGGGCAGTTGCACTTGGTCACCCTGTTGGTGCAAGTGGAGCACGTATTTCATATTCTTTAGCATTAGAATTACATGAAAGAAATGCGCGCTATGGGATTGCGTCATTATGTATTGGTGGCGGTCAAGGTATCGCAATTTTACTAGAAAGAGTCTAA
- a CDS encoding 3-hydroxybutyrate dehydrogenase has protein sequence MTQKVVVVTGATGGLGSAMVEKFIAQGDFVYLLDLDQNRIDDAVNNYGSQTSGFVVDVRSEESVANGISRIIAEKGKIDVLVNNAGLQHRDKVEDFPLEKWQLLIDVMLTGVFLMTKHVFPHMKEARYGRIINISSVHGKTASPEKAAYVAAKHGVIGLTDVTGIEGASYGITVNAVCPGAVKTPLLVKQLEDLHESEGLTEVEALNRIVYPRQAMNRFIEAEEIADTVVFLASEAAKAITMEHIKVAGGM, from the coding sequence ATGACACAAAAAGTAGTAGTAGTGACAGGGGCAACAGGTGGGTTAGGTTCTGCAATGGTCGAGAAATTCATTGCACAAGGTGATTTTGTTTATTTACTTGATTTAGATCAAAATCGTATTGATGATGCTGTAAACAACTATGGCAGTCAGACAAGCGGTTTTGTTGTAGATGTTCGTAGTGAAGAGTCGGTGGCCAATGGTATTTCACGTATTATTGCGGAAAAAGGAAAAATCGATGTATTAGTTAACAATGCCGGTTTGCAACACCGTGATAAAGTAGAAGATTTCCCGTTAGAAAAATGGCAGCTTTTAATCGATGTCATGCTTACAGGTGTATTCCTCATGACAAAACATGTATTCCCGCATATGAAAGAAGCACGATACGGTCGTATTATCAATATTTCTTCTGTTCATGGGAAGACAGCTTCACCTGAAAAAGCAGCTTACGTTGCAGCGAAACATGGCGTAATTGGCTTAACAGATGTTACAGGGATTGAAGGTGCAAGCTACGGTATTACAGTGAATGCGGTTTGCCCAGGAGCTGTAAAAACACCATTACTTGTGAAACAACTGGAAGACTTACATGAATCAGAAGGCTTAACAGAAGTCGAAGCATTAAATCGCATCGTATATCCTCGTCAAGCTATGAATCGCTTTATCGAGGCGGAAGAAATTGCTGATACAGTCGTCTTCTTAGCATCAGAGGCAGCAAAAGCAATTACGATGGAGCATATTAAAGTAGCGGGTGGTATGTAA
- a CDS encoding 3-hydroxyacyl-CoA dehydrogenase family protein, producing the protein MGVLGSGTMGFGIGFYFAIHGYDTVIYDVSEDQLEFAKEKFNAYYDLFEKAQFPLQLSKQQAFNQIKWTSTLDSFKETDLIIESVIERIEVKQDIFAQLDTLVKSDAILASNTSSLKLSEITEKLTRMKNRVILTHFFNPAQIVPLVELLELPETEQGVLRKVHTLFESIGKTPIIVHKEVAGLVANRIQVALTREALSLLEDGVVTKEDLEKTILDGPGFRYATSGLLKIIDFGGLDIWDKVLGNLQGEIESSVRPFSVIKDLVNEQAYGVKTGKGFFEYPGKGFDELVLQRDKELLKHLLTTHYKEEHV; encoded by the coding sequence GTGGGTGTTTTAGGTTCAGGAACAATGGGGTTTGGTATTGGTTTTTACTTCGCTATTCATGGGTATGACACAGTAATTTACGATGTGTCAGAGGATCAATTAGAATTTGCGAAAGAAAAATTTAATGCGTATTATGATTTATTTGAGAAAGCACAGTTTCCGCTTCAATTATCAAAGCAACAAGCATTTAATCAAATTAAGTGGACAAGTACACTCGATAGTTTTAAAGAAACAGATTTAATTATCGAAAGTGTGATTGAACGGATTGAAGTGAAACAAGATATTTTTGCACAACTAGATACACTCGTGAAAAGTGATGCCATTTTAGCGTCCAATACTTCGAGTCTTAAATTATCTGAAATTACAGAAAAATTAACAAGAATGAAAAACCGAGTAATTTTAACGCATTTCTTTAATCCAGCGCAAATCGTGCCGTTAGTTGAGTTGTTAGAACTACCAGAAACCGAACAAGGTGTTTTAAGAAAGGTACATACATTGTTCGAGTCCATCGGGAAAACACCAATTATTGTTCATAAAGAGGTAGCAGGCCTTGTAGCAAATCGTATTCAAGTAGCATTAACTCGTGAGGCATTATCCCTTTTAGAAGATGGTGTTGTCACAAAAGAGGATTTGGAAAAAACAATTTTGGATGGACCCGGTTTTAGGTATGCAACAAGCGGTTTACTAAAAATAATCGATTTTGGTGGCTTAGATATTTGGGATAAAGTATTAGGAAACTTACAAGGAGAAATTGAATCTTCTGTACGACCGTTCTCTGTAATAAAAGATTTAGTAAATGAGCAAGCATATGGCGTGAAAACGGGTAAAGGGTTCTTTGAATACCCAGGCAAAGGATTTGATGAGCTGGTCTTACAAAGAGATAAAGAATTACTGAAACATTTACTTACAACGCATTATAAGGAGGAACATGTATGA
- a CDS encoding GntP family permease, with translation MWSLLTIVISLIILVVLAMRGFTIVIIAPIVSLFVIVSNNLPILETFQTAYMTGFTNYVKNYFLIFLFAAMFGKFMDDSGAARTIAHGLLKLLGRNSKLRALISIMFVCAFLTYGGVSLFVVVFAILPIAKPIFRELDIPWHLFIAAYFTGVATFTMTMVPGTPAIQNIIPIKYLGTTVSSGAWIGVVAAITLLVFNIWYMSYALKKSEKRNETYANMKNLEKSDDPKLLVDKYAEKVLPNMVVSLIPPVLLIVLLNAFKLEVLYTLMITCLVAMVVFWKFIEKKRESINIGATNAVLPIINTSADVGYGAVIAVTAGFTIFQDMITNIPGNPLISLYIATTLLAGITGSSSGGLGIAMETLTDTYLKLGVNPEAFHRVAAIASGGLDALPHNGAVITTLVVTGLTHKDAYKHVFFVAVVGPVLAAIPALIVAIMFY, from the coding sequence ATGTGGAGTTTATTGACGATCGTGATTTCTTTAATCATTCTTGTTGTGTTAGCAATGAGAGGTTTTACCATTGTTATTATTGCACCAATTGTCAGTTTATTTGTCATCGTAAGCAATAACTTACCGATTTTAGAAACTTTTCAAACTGCGTATATGACTGGTTTTACTAATTATGTGAAGAATTATTTCTTGATTTTCTTATTTGCAGCGATGTTCGGAAAGTTTATGGATGATTCCGGCGCTGCACGTACAATTGCACACGGTTTATTAAAATTATTAGGTCGTAACAGTAAATTACGTGCATTAATCAGTATTATGTTTGTATGTGCGTTCTTAACGTATGGGGGAGTCAGTTTATTTGTAGTAGTATTTGCGATTTTACCAATTGCAAAACCAATTTTCCGAGAACTGGATATTCCTTGGCATTTATTTATCGCAGCGTATTTCACAGGTGTTGCGACATTCACAATGACGATGGTTCCTGGTACACCGGCAATTCAAAACATCATTCCAATAAAATATTTAGGGACAACCGTTTCTTCGGGGGCATGGATTGGTGTAGTGGCAGCGATTACTTTACTTGTATTTAATATTTGGTATATGAGTTATGCGTTGAAAAAATCAGAGAAGCGTAATGAAACCTATGCAAATATGAAAAATCTTGAAAAATCTGATGATCCAAAACTTCTTGTGGATAAATATGCCGAGAAGGTTTTACCAAATATGGTTGTTAGTTTGATTCCACCAGTGTTATTAATTGTGTTATTAAATGCGTTTAAGTTAGAAGTACTTTACACATTGATGATTACTTGTTTAGTAGCAATGGTTGTATTTTGGAAATTCATTGAGAAAAAGAGAGAGTCAATTAATATCGGGGCAACAAATGCTGTTTTACCAATTATTAATACGTCAGCAGATGTTGGTTATGGCGCAGTTATTGCTGTGACAGCTGGTTTCACAATATTCCAAGATATGATAACAAATATTCCGGGGAATCCTTTAATTTCATTATATATTGCGACAACATTATTAGCGGGTATTACAGGATCAAGTTCAGGTGGTTTAGGGATTGCGATGGAAACACTGACAGACACATACTTAAAACTTGGTGTAAATCCTGAAGCATTTCACCGTGTAGCAGCCATTGCATCGGGCGGTTTAGATGCTTTACCTCATAATGGTGCTGTTATTACCACTTTAGTAGTAACTGGATTGACGCATAAAGATGCATATAAACATGTATTTTTTGTAGCCGTTGTTGGACCAGTCCTTGCTGCAATTCCAGCGTTAATAGTAGCGATTATGTTCTACTAA
- a CDS encoding DUF2975 domain-containing protein has product MKQGSTLFLKIAVFLMGLPVLALSLFGLTWLTKNPVNPEYAHILYPILISMYVSVIPFFVALYQAFKLLSYIDKNEAFSALSVQALKVIKRCAMTISGLYALAMPFVFLVADLDDAPGLIIVGMVPIFASMVIAVFAAVLQRLLREAIDIKSENDLIV; this is encoded by the coding sequence ATGAAACAAGGTTCAACACTCTTTTTAAAGATAGCTGTTTTTCTGATGGGACTCCCAGTTCTTGCTTTGAGCCTATTTGGGTTGACTTGGTTAACTAAAAATCCAGTAAATCCAGAATATGCCCATATCCTATACCCCATTTTAATAAGTATGTATGTATCCGTGATCCCGTTTTTCGTTGCATTGTATCAGGCATTTAAACTGTTAAGCTATATTGACAAGAACGAAGCTTTCTCGGCGTTGTCTGTTCAAGCTCTTAAGGTGATCAAACGCTGCGCAATGACAATCAGTGGGTTGTATGCGTTAGCTATGCCATTTGTTTTTCTCGTAGCAGATCTAGACGATGCCCCAGGTCTCATCATAGTTGGAATGGTTCCTATCTTTGCTTCCATGGTCATCGCCGTATTCGCTGCTGTTCTTCAAAGACTTTTACGAGAAGCGATAGATATAAAATCGGAAAATGACTTAATCGTCTGA
- a CDS encoding helix-turn-helix domain-containing protein: MAIIINIDVMLAKRKMSVTELSERVGITMANLSILKNGKAKAIRFSTLEAICKALDCQPGDILEYKPDEES, translated from the coding sequence ATGGCAATTATAATCAATATTGATGTGATGCTGGCTAAACGGAAAATGAGCGTAACAGAACTTTCGGAGCGAGTTGGCATCACGATGGCTAATCTTTCGATATTAAAAAACGGGAAGGCAAAAGCGATTCGATTCTCAACTTTAGAGGCGATCTGTAAGGCTTTAGACTGTCAGCCTGGAGATATTTTAGAATACAAACCTGACGAAGAAAGTTAA
- a CDS encoding DUF4153 domain-containing protein, with translation MDINNLIIENITNPHELEKMYRKDPKAFKKSLSHAWEQNPDSQVLGVWYERLHFKETAYIEKSPLLQKGFLFMGILAILAGISTRIIFHYVEQEAIAPINLAFGIIPFIAAYFVYNNTPKKSIIYSLAALFLISGFYLNMLPLNYKDSIILAYLHLPIFLWVLVGLAFTGNEYSKGSTRLAYIKFNLEYGILYASMAVSGMVLAALTMQLFSIVGLDIEDFYFSNVVLFGAAALAIVATYLVSMNLKLAKNITPYIAKIFSPLVLATLLVYLITVIWVGKNPFLDRNFLIAFNGILLGVLAVTIFSITESGTDEKKNISDYINFALIVLALIIDSVALSAIVFRLSSYGITPNRLAVLGVNILIWANLIWIMLSYMRFLQNKSGPSTIQDAVTKYLPVYGLWAAFVTFTFPFIFN, from the coding sequence ATGGACATTAACAACTTGATTATTGAAAATATTACTAACCCTCATGAGCTGGAGAAAATGTATAGAAAAGACCCGAAAGCTTTTAAAAAGTCACTCTCACACGCATGGGAACAAAATCCTGATTCTCAGGTTCTTGGTGTTTGGTATGAAAGATTGCATTTCAAGGAGACGGCATATATAGAAAAATCCCCCTTGCTTCAAAAAGGTTTCTTATTCATGGGCATTTTAGCCATTCTGGCCGGGATAAGCACCAGGATCATTTTCCATTATGTCGAACAGGAAGCAATTGCTCCAATTAACCTGGCTTTTGGAATAATTCCCTTTATTGCTGCCTATTTTGTTTACAATAATACTCCGAAAAAAAGTATTATTTATTCCCTTGCAGCGTTGTTCCTAATTTCCGGGTTTTATCTTAATATGCTGCCTTTAAATTATAAAGACAGTATTATCCTTGCTTATTTACACCTTCCCATATTCTTATGGGTATTGGTAGGGCTTGCATTTACAGGAAATGAATATTCAAAAGGCAGTACAAGATTAGCCTATATTAAATTTAATTTGGAATATGGTATTCTCTACGCCAGCATGGCAGTGAGCGGAATGGTACTAGCAGCATTAACCATGCAGTTATTTAGCATTGTTGGCTTGGATATTGAAGACTTTTATTTTAGTAATGTCGTTTTATTTGGTGCTGCCGCTCTCGCTATTGTGGCTACCTACCTGGTGTCAATGAATCTTAAACTTGCTAAGAATATTACACCCTATATCGCTAAAATTTTTAGTCCTCTTGTCCTGGCCACTTTGTTGGTCTATCTTATAACGGTAATTTGGGTCGGAAAAAATCCATTCTTGGACCGCAATTTCTTGATCGCCTTCAACGGAATACTCCTTGGTGTCTTGGCCGTTACCATATTTTCAATTACCGAAAGCGGCACAGATGAGAAAAAGAACATTTCTGATTATATAAATTTTGCCCTAATTGTTCTGGCGCTTATCATTGACAGTGTGGCTTTGTCAGCCATCGTGTTCAGACTTTCTTCTTATGGGATTACGCCTAATAGACTGGCTGTTTTAGGAGTAAACATACTGATCTGGGCAAATCTAATTTGGATTATGCTCTCCTATATGCGTTTTCTACAAAACAAATCCGGACCTTCAACTATCCAAGATGCCGTTACTAAGTATTTGCCGGTCTACGGACTTTGGGCGGCTTTCGTTACATTTACTTTTCCTTTCATTTTTAATTAG
- a CDS encoding D-serine ammonia-lyase, with protein sequence MNELEFRDLKTWKEQYPLLDKLTSMKEVLWLNPNIEQFEKGIKKSPLSQDDVKDAEERLKRFAPYIAKVFPETKKMNGIIESPLVRIPSMKQSLEQEYQQPIVGELLLKCDSHLPISGSIKARGGIYEVLKHAEELALQHQLLTIQDDYSILASDRFRTFFAHYSIAVGSTGNLGLSIGIMSAKLGFNVTVHMSADAKQWKKDLLRSKNVTVIEYESDYSKAVEEGRRQADGDPACYFVDDENSHDLFLGYTVAASRLEKQLEELEITVDEDHPLFVYLPCGVGGGPGGIAFGLKLLYQDHVHCFFAEPTHSPCMLLGLMTGLHDKISVQDIGLDNVTDADGLAVGRPSGFVGKTIEPFLSGNYTVSDEQLYKLLKELVDTEGIHLEPSALAGMIGPIKLGKEGTEYLLKHNLTEKMSKGTHIIWGTGGNMVPEEMKKEYYQKGLNFSLENQR encoded by the coding sequence GTGAACGAGCTTGAATTCAGAGATCTAAAAACATGGAAAGAACAGTATCCTTTACTAGACAAACTCACTTCGATGAAGGAAGTATTGTGGTTAAATCCTAATATTGAACAGTTTGAAAAAGGAATTAAAAAATCCCCCCTTAGTCAAGATGATGTAAAGGATGCAGAGGAAAGGTTAAAACGCTTTGCTCCATATATTGCTAAAGTATTTCCTGAAACAAAAAAGATGAATGGGATAATCGAATCTCCTTTAGTGCGTATTCCTTCCATGAAACAATCCTTAGAGCAGGAGTATCAACAACCGATAGTAGGTGAATTATTGCTTAAGTGTGATAGTCACCTTCCGATATCCGGGTCTATAAAAGCAAGAGGCGGGATTTATGAAGTGCTAAAACATGCAGAAGAATTAGCGCTTCAACATCAATTGTTGACGATTCAAGATGACTATTCCATTTTAGCGAGTGATCGGTTTCGAACATTCTTCGCTCACTATTCCATCGCAGTAGGCTCGACTGGAAATTTAGGACTTAGTATTGGCATCATGAGTGCAAAGTTAGGTTTTAATGTGACCGTGCATATGTCGGCGGATGCAAAACAATGGAAAAAAGACTTACTCCGCAGCAAAAATGTGACTGTAATTGAATATGAATCTGATTATAGTAAAGCCGTAGAGGAAGGCCGACGCCAAGCAGATGGGGATCCTGCATGTTATTTTGTAGATGATGAAAATTCCCATGATCTATTTTTAGGATACACAGTAGCCGCATCTCGGTTAGAAAAACAATTAGAAGAGTTAGAGATAACAGTTGATGAAGATCATCCATTGTTTGTTTACCTTCCATGTGGTGTAGGCGGTGGTCCTGGCGGGATCGCTTTTGGTTTGAAGTTATTGTATCAAGACCATGTTCACTGTTTCTTTGCAGAACCTACCCACTCGCCATGTATGTTACTTGGGTTAATGACAGGCCTTCATGATAAAATTTCTGTTCAAGATATAGGTCTTGATAATGTAACAGACGCTGATGGACTTGCTGTAGGAAGACCATCTGGATTTGTTGGTAAAACGATAGAGCCGTTTCTAAGTGGGAATTATACGGTTAGCGATGAACAATTGTATAAGTTATTAAAGGAACTAGTTGATACAGAGGGGATTCATTTAGAACCTTCAGCACTAGCAGGCATGATTGGCCCGATTAAATTAGGGAAAGAAGGCACCGAGTATTTACTGAAGCATAATTTAACAGAAAAAATGAGTAAAGGTACACACATTATTTGGGGGACTGGTGGAAATATGGTTCCGGAAGAAATGAAGAAGGAATATTATCAAAAAGGATTGAATTTTTCGTTAGAGAATCAAAGGTAA
- a CDS encoding cupin domain-containing protein, producing MENIDIGKKLEKYRKGKNLSIRELAKLAEITPSMLSQIERGLANPSIQTLKVLAKTLDVPTFSFFIEETNTVDLVVRASHRKKMITENISYELVSPDFTGKLATAIMNLPPNTASSEKQLGHTGEEVAFVLEGKIIVFLEDEEYLLETGDSVKIPAQMKHKWENKFNEHAAILFSVTPPAF from the coding sequence ATGGAAAATATCGATATTGGGAAGAAGCTTGAAAAATATAGAAAAGGGAAAAACTTAAGCATTCGAGAATTAGCAAAGTTAGCTGAAATCACGCCTTCTATGTTGAGCCAAATCGAACGTGGCTTAGCAAACCCTTCGATTCAGACGCTTAAAGTGTTAGCGAAAACCCTCGACGTTCCGACATTTAGTTTTTTCATTGAAGAAACAAACACGGTTGATTTAGTCGTTAGGGCTAGTCACCGAAAGAAAATGATCACTGAAAACATATCGTATGAGCTCGTTTCTCCTGATTTTACTGGAAAGCTTGCAACAGCCATTATGAATTTACCACCAAACACGGCTTCCTCTGAGAAACAATTGGGACATACTGGAGAAGAAGTTGCTTTTGTCTTAGAGGGGAAAATTATAGTATTTCTAGAGGACGAAGAATACCTCTTGGAAACTGGGGATAGTGTAAAAATACCTGCACAAATGAAGCATAAGTGGGAAAATAAGTTTAATGAACATGCTGCCATACTGTTTTCGGTGACGCCACCAGCGTTTTAA
- a CDS encoding thioredoxin family protein has protein sequence MENLQSMEQFEELKKGEHTLFVFSADWCGDCRVIDPILPTIEEKYSNYHFVKIDRDQFIDLCIELDVYGIPSFLAYDKGNEVGRFVSKDRKTQQEIEAFMDGLN, from the coding sequence ATGGAAAATTTACAATCGATGGAGCAATTTGAAGAACTAAAAAAAGGTGAACATACGCTATTTGTTTTTTCAGCAGATTGGTGTGGGGATTGTCGTGTCATTGATCCGATATTGCCTACCATAGAAGAAAAGTATAGTAATTATCATTTTGTGAAGATTGACCGCGATCAATTCATCGATCTATGTATCGAATTAGATGTATATGGGATTCCAAGTTTTCTTGCTTACGATAAAGGTAATGAAGTGGGCCGATTTGTTAGTAAGGACCGCAAAACACAGCAAGAAATTGAAGCTTTTATGGATGGCTTAAACTAA